A single region of the Geobacillus subterraneus genome encodes:
- a CDS encoding YveK family protein: MEETISLRELFDTLRKRLWLIVLITALATVVSGVVSYFILTPIYQASTQILVNQAKSEQQFYNFNEIQTNVQLINTYSVIIKSPTILEKVKGELQLDQTFDELNEQIQVSSEKDSQVFSVTVQDPDPAMAAKIANKTAEVFKNEIVKIMNIDNVTILSKAEVKEHQAPVKPKPLLNMAIAFVVGLMTGVGLAFLLEYLDNTIKTEEDVERHLGLPVLGAVSLITADGSQKKKHEPALPQARGETIGS; this comes from the coding sequence ATGGAAGAAACTATCAGCCTGCGTGAACTGTTTGACACATTGCGCAAACGGCTTTGGCTGATCGTCTTGATCACCGCGCTTGCCACCGTCGTGAGCGGTGTGGTCAGCTATTTTATACTGACGCCGATTTACCAAGCGTCCACGCAAATTCTCGTCAACCAAGCCAAATCCGAGCAGCAGTTCTACAATTTTAACGAAATCCAAACGAACGTGCAGCTCATTAACACGTACAGCGTCATCATCAAAAGCCCGACGATTTTAGAAAAGGTGAAAGGTGAGCTGCAACTCGATCAGACGTTCGACGAGCTGAACGAACAAATTCAAGTGTCGAGCGAAAAAGACTCGCAAGTGTTCTCCGTCACCGTCCAAGACCCGGATCCCGCCATGGCGGCTAAGATCGCCAATAAAACGGCCGAAGTGTTCAAAAACGAAATCGTCAAAATCATGAACATCGACAACGTGACGATTCTCTCGAAAGCGGAAGTGAAAGAACACCAAGCCCCGGTCAAACCGAAGCCGCTTCTGAATATGGCCATCGCCTTCGTCGTCGGCCTCATGACGGGTGTCGGACTTGCCTTCCTGCTTGAGTACTTGGACAACACGATCAAAACGGAAGAGGATGTCGAACGTCATCTCGGCCTGCCGGTGCTCGGTGCGGTCAGCTTGATCACCGCCGACGGCAGCCAAAAGAAGAAACACGAACCGGCTCTTCCGCAAGCGAGAGGTGAAACCATTGGCTCGTAA